The stretch of DNA TAATCAGTTGTTGGACATTGCGAAGATGAAATCTGAGGTGAGTCTCCCCGACTGGCGCAGTGGAGACATTGTCGTGCAGATTAGCATGATCATTGAGAGCTACCGCGACTATGCCCGCAGTCAGAACATAGTCCTACAATTTTTCTCGAAAGGAAGCGTGGAAATGGATTTCGTGCCCGATTACATCAACAAAGTAATGAACAACTTGTTGTCGAATGCCTTCAAGTTCACGCCCGAATACAAGCAAGTGAACGTCAGCGTGTGGTGCGAGGGCGACTGGTTCTACCTTGACGTCGCAGATACGGGAAAAGGTATTGCCTCGAAGCATCTCGATCATCTTTTTGAGCCCTTTTATCAAGGCGACAACGAATCGTCAAACATAGGTACGGGAGTGGGATTGTCTTTAGTGAAGCAGATTCTCGACTCTATCGGCGGTCGTATTAGTGTAGAGAGTCAACTTGGCGTAGGCACCTCCTTCCATCTCTCCCTGCCCATACGTCACGATAACTGCCAACCTGTGTCCGATGGTGCTGAAAATATTCCGCTGATCGCAACGCCGATGTATCCGGAGACTCAGTTGCGCGATAGCGACATCAAAGACGACGACACGCCGCGTATCCTTGTTATTGAGGACAATACCGACGTGGCGGCCTTCATCGGCGAGCATCTCGAACACCGTTATGCCATGCTTTATGCTACCGATGGCGAAAAAGGATGGAAGAAAGCGATCGAGGTGGTACCCGATCTCATCATCACCGATCTTATGATGCCTCGTCTCAGTGGACTTGAACTGTGCCGTCGCATCCGACAAAATGAGGTGACCAGTCATATTCCCATCATTGTCATCACGGCCAAAATCTCCGAGGCCGACCGCATCCGTGGGATTCAGGCCGGAGCCGATGTCTATCTGAACAAGCCTTTCAACAGTAGCGAACTTGATGTGCGGATAGAAAAACTCTTACAGCAGCGCAAACTGTTGCGGGAGAAGTTTGCCAAAGAAGAAAGATCTCCAAAAGAAGAAAAGAGCGTGAAGGAGAAGCCCGAGAACGAGATTCAACTCTCCGATGTGGATCGTGCTTTCTTGGCGAAGGTCACCGATTGCATTTACAAACGGCTTAACAGTGGTCAGGACATCGACGTCAATCTCCTGGCCTCGACACTCTGTATGAGCTACAGTCAGTTCTACCGCAAAATCTCGGCTCTTACCGGTGGCACACCCCTGGCTTATTTGCAGCGCATAAAGATACGTCGTGCCTGTCATCTCCTCAAAACCTCTCCGCATCTCACTTTCCGGGATGTAGCCGACCGTTGTGGCTTTTACGACTATTCCAACTTCGTGCGTTCCTTCAAAAATGTTTTAGGCATCACGCCCAAGAAATTCGTGGAGGAGGGAACTGAATTTGAACTCAAGGAGAGAAATGGAGTAAAAAATGAATGAAGAAATTAGGGAGAGGGAGTGAAGACAAATGCTTTTTTAATGGCTAATGAGGCTAAACAAAAAAGAGAACTGATGCGTGATGTGCATATCAGTTCTCTTTTTGTTTGTTTGACTCCGTTGCAGGAGTACGATTGCATGCCGGAGTTCATTTGGTTCAAACCGCCATGGCTGTTTGCATCTCGGGACTTCATTTTAATTCTCATTTCTTAGTCGTCGTCTTGCGTTTCAACATTTTTGCTTAATTTTGTAGCGCAAAAAACAATTATCACATATAAAAAAGGAAAGATATGAAAGCATACGTATTCCCCGGACAAGGGGCACAGTTTGTAGGTATGGGAAAAGATCTGTATGAGAATTATCCCCTGGCAAAAGAACTTTTCGATAAAGCCAACGACATTTTGGGCTATAGCATCACGAACATCATGTTCGACGGAACCGACGAACAGCTCCGGGAAACTAAAATCACCCAGCCTGCCGTCTTCCTACATAGCGTCATCTCGGCCTTGTGTCTGGGTCAGGCGTTCAAACCCGATATGGTGGCAGGACATTCACTGGGCGAGTTTTCCGCCTTAGTGGCAGCCGGTGCGCTGAGTTTTGAAGACGGTCTACGTCTGGTCTATGCCCGTGCGATGGCTATGCAGAAGGCCTGCGAACAGGCCCCGGGCACGATGGCCGCCATCGTGGGTCTAGAGGATGCCGTGGTGGAAGAAGTCTGCCAGAAAGTGAGCCAATCCGGATGCGTGGTGGTAGCTGCCAACTACAATTGCCCCGGTCAGCTCGTCATCTCGGGTAGCGAAGAAGCCATTGACCAGGCCTGTCAGCAGTTGAAAGCTGCAGGAGCTAAACGAGCCCTTCCGCTAAAAGTGGGTGGTGCGTTCCACTCTCCGCTCATGCAGCCGGCCAAAGACGAATTGCAAGCTGCCATCGAAGCCACCACATTTGCTACTCCCCGATGCGCCATCTATCAAAACGTAGACGGAAAGGCACACACCCAGGCCGAGGAAATCAAGGCAAACCTCATTGCACAACTTACTAGTTCGGTTCGCTGGACGTCGTGTGTGCAGAACATGATTGCCGACGGTGCTGACGACTTCACCGAGTGCGGTCCAGGAAAGGCTCTACAAGGTATGATTGGGCGAATCGACAAAAACGTGGTCGCACATGGCATCTAAGAGAGAAAAGGAATAAGGAGGTAAAAGAGTAAGTAAGAAGATGATTATTTACCAAGTTCTACCCCGCATTTTCGGCAATCGCAACTCCACCTGCAAAGAGGGAGGAACGATTGCCGAAAACGGTTGCGGCAAGTTCAACGACTTCGACGAGACAGTACTTCAACGAATCCGCCAACTCGGCATCACCCACGTGTGGTATACCGGCATCATCCGACATGCCACCCAAACCGATTATACCCGTTTTGGCATCCCCCGCCAGCATAGTGCCATCGTAAAGGGTAGGGCAGGGTCGCCCTATGCCATCACCGACTATTACGATGTCGATCCCGACCTCGCCGTCAATGTCGACCGTCGGATGCAGGAATGGCAGGAACTTATCGATCGAACCCATCAAGCCGGGATGAAGGTGATCATCGACTTCGTGCCCAATCACGTGGCGCGTGAATATCATTCCATCAAAAGACCCAAAGGTGTGGCCGACCTTGGCGAAAACGACGACACTCGTCTGCACTTCTCTACAGCCAACAACTTCTATTATTGCTGGGGCGAATCCTTCCAGCCCTCCGTCTGCCTCACCGGCGAAGACGGACGTACCTACCACGAACAGCCCGCTAAAGCTACGGGTAACGACCGCTTCTACAGTCACCCCGGCGTGAACGACTGGTACGAGACTGTCAAGCTCAACTACGGTATCGATTATTGCGACGCCGGCGGACGTAGTACTCACTTTTATCCCAGGCCTGACACTTGGGAGAAAATGACCCGCATACTGCTCTTCTGGGCCGGAATGGGTATCGACGGTTTCCGTTGCGACATGGTAGAAATGGTTCCGCCAGAATTCTGGACCTACGTCGTGCGGATACTCAAGGAACAGTACTCTGAACTCGTCTTCATCGGCGAGGTTTATAATCCCGCACAATACCGCAACTACCTTCAGGCCGGTTTCGACTACCTTTACGACAAGGTGGGCATGTACGACACCCTACGCAGCATTCTTTGTAGCGAGAGCTCCGCCACGAGTATCACCCACCGTTGGCAGTCGCTCGACGACATCAATCACCAGATGCTCTACTTCCTCGAGAACCACGATGAGCAGCGCATTGCCAGCGATTTCTTCTGCGGCGATGCCTTCAAAGCCATTCCTGCCCTGCTTGTCTCAGCCCTCATGCAGTCCAATCCGCTACTCATTTATGCCGGACAGGAATTGGGAGAACGCGGTATGGACTGCGAAGGATTCAGCGGCAGAGACGGTCGCACCACCATCTTCGACTATTGGATGCTGGACACACTCCGCCGCGGCTACTTTGCTCCCGACGCCCTCACCGCCCCCGAGCTTCAACTCCGTTCCCTCTATCGCGCCATCTTGCACATCGCCCAGGGCGAGAAAGCCATCACGCAGGGACAGTTCTTCGACCTGATGTACGCCAATCCACAATCCATCGTCTTCAATTCCCACCGTCACTTCGCCTTCCTGCGCAAACATGAAGATGAAGTGTTGCTCGTCGTGGCTAACTTCTCTGCCGAGGCCTCTTCCCTCGAAATAAATATCCCTGCACACGCCTTCAACTTCCTGCAAATACCCGAACGAAACGTTGCTGCGGTAGATCTGCTCACAGGCGAGACCACCGTCTTTGTACTCACCCGCGACGGTAGGCTGCCTCTTTCAGTCGCCCCACATCATGGTAGAATATATAAGTTCAGTACAAAGATGAAAGAAATCGACCGTCCCCTATGCACGCACAATAAAAACGAATTTCCGCCCGCACACACGGCCGAACATCTCCTCAATCAGGTGATGATAAGAATGTTTGGCTGTGAGCGGTCCACCGATGCACATATCGAGCGTAAGAAGAGCAAAATCAGCTATACCCTCGAACGCAAACCCACACGGCAGGAAGAAAGAGAGGTGGAACGGCGGATGAATGAACTGATTGAAGAGGACTTGCCTGTGACCTACGAGCTGGTTGATCGATACAACCTGCCCGAAGGTATCGACCTCTCCCGTCTGCCCGACGACTATTCCAGCGTTATCCGTCTCGTTCGCATCGGGCACTTCGACCTCTGTCCCTGCGTTGGCAAGCACGTCCGCTCAACGGGTCAGATAGGTCGATTCGTCGTCCTGGGCACCACTTGGGATGAAACGGCTCGCTCTTTCCGCATCCGTTTTAAAATTGTTTAGAGTGTCAGAGTGGCTCCCAACTTTGGGAAAGCTTCAAAAAGATAAAAACAAGCCTTCCCAACTTTGGGAAAGCCTAAAAATGAGGGAAACAAGACATCCCAACTCTGGGAAAGCTCCAAAAGAGGAGAAACAAGCCTTCCCAACTTTGGGAAAGCTTAAAAATGGGAGAAACAAAGGTTCCCAATCTTGGGATGCCTCCAGAACGAGGAAAAGCTCTCGCCTGCGGCAAAGACTTGGAATATCGTTAATAATTTTTAATAAAAAGAGCCCCCAAAGAGCTACTCATCCCGTATCGACAAAAAATGAGTACTTTTGCACCCGCTGCCACGAGATGACAGCATAAAATTCAAACCTCAAATTAAAATTTAATTGCAAAATGGCAACAAAAATCAGATTACAGCGCGGCGGTCGTAAAGGATATGCTTTCTACGGCATCGTCATCGCCGACGCAAGAGCACCACGTGATGGTAAATTTACTGAGAAGATTGGTACGTACAACCCCAACACCAATCCGGCTACTGTAGATTTGAATTTCGAGCGAGCACTCTACTGGGTGGAATGCGGAGCGCAACCCACTGACACCGTACGCAACATTCTTCAGCACGAAGGTGTCTATTTGATGAAACATCTTCGCGGAGGTGTGAAGAAAGGTGCTTTTGACGACGCAACGGCCGTGAAGAAGTTCCAAGAATGGAAAGCCGACCGTCAAAAAGGTACCGATGCCGTGCGTGAGAACGAGGCAAAAGCCAAGAAAGATCTCGCTGCTAAAAGACTGGAAGAGGAAAAGAGCATCAATGCCGCCATCGCAAAGAAGAACGCAGAGAAGAAAGCTGCCGAGGCCGCAGCAAAGGCTGAAGCCGAAGCTGAAAAGGCTGCCGAGGCTGCTGCAGAAAACACAGAGGCCGCTGCTGAGACCGAGGCTCCCGCAACGGAAGCTCCAGCAGAAGCTCCCGCAGAGGCTTAAAAGCCTTAGGGTTTTCCTTATGATACAAGGGATGTGTCCGTTTCGACTGGGCACATCCTTTTTTCATGCATTCATCTTTTGCGGTCTCATCTTTGAGGAGAATTTGTTTTCGAGGCATCCAGCTTTTAGGGGTAACAGAGGATTCTTTCTAAGTCCAAAACCGTACCTTTGCAGACAACACAAATGCAGATAAAGACGGATTCATCATGGAGAAAATCATTTTGGCAGACAACCAAGCCATTACGCAAGCAGGATTGATATATATCGGTCGTGAGTGGTCGGATGTAGAGTGGAAACAAACCGCCGACAAGACCAGCTTGATAGAGGCTTTGCAGAGTGAACCCCAATCGGTAGTCATTCTCGACTACACCCTGTTCGACCTCAATGATGTTGACGAACTTCTTATTCTCGCTCAGAGATTCCCACAAGTGCAGTGGCTGCTTTTCAGCGACGACCTCAGTGCCGATTTTCTAAAAAGACTTCTGGGCAGCAGTCATCGTTTTGGTGTTCTGCTCAAAGATGCCTCTCTGACAGAGATTCGCGAAGCCATCCGCTGTCTGCTTGTGCATGAGCGTTACATCGGTCGGCGAATTGCCGAACTGCTCCTCTCGCCTATCTCGCCCGTCGAGTTCGTTCCGCTCACCAAGACCGAAGTCGAAATTCTCAAAGACATTGCCCTGGGGATGACGACAAAAGAGATTGCCGAGAAGCGTTTTTCCAGCTTTCACACGGTCAACACGCACCGGAAAAATATCTTTCGAAAGCTTACCGTCAACAATGTGCACGAGGCCACGAAGTATGCTTTACGTGCCGGACTCGTCGATTCGGCCGAGTATTATATCTAATTCTTTCTTGCGCTATGAGGAAAAACTCCTCATGTTTGTGCAATCGGTTGCTTCTTCTTCTGAGTAGTTTTTTACGTCAAGCAACGAGATTGACGATCCTCTTGTCGTACCTTTGCAACACCAAAAGAGGAAAAAGAGAGCATACATAAAGAGAGACAAGCGGTAGAAGCTCGCTTGGCAAAAAGATATATTCAAGGTAATACTTTACAAGGTTCTTTATGTAAGTAGAGATTCCGGCTGCAGTTTTTGCAGTCGGAATCGTTTTTTTGAGGAATAGAATCAAGTTTCGTACCTCTACGAAAGCTCAAAAATGAGAAAAACAAAGCTTCCGACTACTCTACTCGGAAAGCTTAAAATGAGAAAAACAAAGCTTCCGACTACTTGGAAAGTTCCTACATCAAGAAAAACGAAGATACACCGCATTCGGCATATCCTCGTTTAGATCTATATTGATAGAAGAAGAGATTATTTTTCTTGCAGTTCGTGTTGAAAGAAGCGAGTAATCTGCTGCAAGAGATGATGGCGCGTGTTGCCACCATAGATGCTATGGTTGCGGTTGGTGTAAAAGAGTTGACGGAAATCTTTGTCAGCCTGCACGAGCGATTCGCTGTATTCAAAGGCATTCTGAGGATGAACGTTATCGTCTGCCAGTCCGTGGCAGAGAAGTAGAGCACCCTGTAAACGGTCGGCGCGCGAGATGGGATTATCGTCATAACCATGGGCGTTCTCGTTGGGGGTGCGCATGTAACGCTCGGTGTAAATCGTGTCGTAGAAGCGGAACGATGTAGGTGGAGCCACTGCTACACCGGCGCGGAAGACGCCATCGCCCGTACTCATACTCATCAGGGTATTGAATCCGCCGAAACTCCACCCCCAAATGCCGATGCGGCGAGCGTCAACATAGGGCAGCGAAGCAAAATAACGGGCGGCAGAGACTTGATCTTTCGATTCGAGCTGACCCAATCGCAGATAGACCGACTTCTCGAATTCGGCTCCGCGTGCCCCGGTTCCGCGTCCGTCTACACAAGCCACAATAAAACCTTCTTGTGCCAAATAGCGATCGAAGAGAGCCCCTTGGCCCATTGAACCTATCGCCCAAGAATTGACCACCTGCTGACTGCCCGGTCCGCTGTACTGAAAGAGGATGACGGGATATTTCTTCGATGGGTCGAACTGTGCGGGCTTCACCATCCATCCATCGAGTTTCACACCATCGGGTGTGGTGAAAGAGAAGAATTCGGGCGAGGGTAAGGCATGCTCCTCGTATTTCTTTTGCAGGCGAGCGTTGTCAAGTAACGTGGCAAGCGTTCGGCCTCTACTGTCGCGCAGGGTGAAGACGTAGGGCGTTCGGCAGTCGCTCCAGGTATTGATAAAGTATTTCAAGTCGGCCGAAAAGAGAGCTTTATTCCATCCCGTCTGGGTGGTGAGCAACTCGGTTTTTCCGGTTTTGCGGGAGACGAACACCTGTCGGTCGCGCGGAGTGGGAGCCGCGGCTTGGTAGAAGACATCACCCGTTTGCTCATCATATCCGTAAACTTGCGTTATATCGCAGTTGCCCTCGCCGATGGTCCGGAGCAATCGGCCAGTGAGGTCGTAGAGATAGAGTCGCATAAAGCCATCGCGGTCGCTCGGAACGAGAATAGCGTTGCGATAGATGGTCACACCTTCCACCACCTCGTCCTTGATATATCGGTCAGCTTTCTCTTTTACTAAGAGCTGTGCTACGGTGCTGCGCGGATTGACGGTGTAGATTCCCAACTCGTCTTGATGGCGATTCATCGTGTAAACCACGATTTTATCAGCATCGGCGGTAGACTTGATACGCGGGATATAGCCCTCTGCGGGGAGGGGGACATTCAGTTTTCGCGTCTGGCGCGATTTGATGTCGAAGCTCCACACCGATGGTATTGCATTCTCCTGGCCTGCCTTCGGATATTTGTACGAGTAGGAACCGGGATAGAGTGCGTTGGCTTCCAGTTCGGGTTTCTGTCCCCGAAACATTTGCAGCGAGTAGGTTTTCACGCGCGATTCGTCGTAACGCACCCAACAGAGCATCGTTCCGTCGGCATTGAAAACCAAAGCACTGTTAAAGGCAAACTCCTCTTCGTTTACCCAGTCGGGCAGTCCATTGATGATCTCATTGGGTCGTCCGTCTTTCGTCACCTGGCTTTCGGCATTGTCGTAAAGCAGTTTGACGAGAAAGATATTATTGTCTCGCACGAAAGCCACCTGCCGTCCGTCGGCCGACCAGGTAGGAACTTGCTGCGGACCGCCGTCCGACAGAGGCTGCAACTTGCGTGAAGCAATTGTATAGATGTAATACACCGCTTTGTAAGAACGGCGATAAATCTTCTCTGTCTTTGTGCGGATGAGCATTCGTGTACCATCGGGCGAGAGGATATACCCATCGAACGAGGCAATTTTTTCGCCCTGTGTGTTGTCCACGTCGAACATCACGTCCACCTCTTTTCCCGTTTTGAACGAGTAACGAACGATGCGTTTGCCATCGTCGCTGATTCGTGCGTAGAGTTCTGTACCCTCAATGGGAGTGATACCGCTGAGGTACGAGGGGGAGAAACTGCCGTCAGTCACTCCCTTTAGGTCCAATCTATCTGCCGCCATCGCCGTCAACGATGACAGGCACAAAGCCCAACAAAACCATAATAGCTTTCTCATTTCTAACGTTTTTAGTCATATTGCAGGCAAAGGTAAGTAAAAATCCGTACTTTTGCAACCCGATCTTAGGGCCTCGAATCAAAGATTC from Prevotella sp. oral taxon 475 encodes:
- a CDS encoding ATP-binding protein produces the protein MILWATLLLATFLLGACKGRQHKISFEERRAVDSIVYGVHDVDSLALLQKQLEVDGNRLGSIVALREWGKALREESRFEEALKVHGEALRKAEALGDTLELVQALNYIGTNYRRLGILDAAQEHHYRALKLCEQSRDTSFTWKKNYVKSLNGLGNIYMTLGNYARADSVLRIALAGERDLNSNVGQAIDYANIASVMKARGQIDSAWVYYRRSMEFNEKAENRVGISLCHTYFGSLYEQAWKYDKAYEEYRVAYELMKDSKDEWHALEPLLALAKIDYAMGNDTRSLEELNRAEATARRIKSKEHLAEIHHLYYQIYERRGDYRNALENHIKSARLQDSVVDMEKMNRIQNVSLNIERHQQAERIAQTQRELESERTKKAGILYFSLLLTLGLTLFTGTLIYSGRLRRRNHLLLKRMNNLRELFFTNITHEFRTPLTLILGLSKDILQEPAISDEVRRKSEKIQRQSNSLFLLINQLLDIAKMKSEVSLPDWRSGDIVVQISMIIESYRDYARSQNIVLQFFSKGSVEMDFVPDYINKVMNNLLSNAFKFTPEYKQVNVSVWCEGDWFYLDVADTGKGIASKHLDHLFEPFYQGDNESSNIGTGVGLSLVKQILDSIGGRISVESQLGVGTSFHLSLPIRHDNCQPVSDGAENIPLIATPMYPETQLRDSDIKDDDTPRILVIEDNTDVAAFIGEHLEHRYAMLYATDGEKGWKKAIEVVPDLIITDLMMPRLSGLELCRRIRQNEVTSHIPIIVITAKISEADRIRGIQAGADVYLNKPFNSSELDVRIEKLLQQRKLLREKFAKEERSPKEEKSVKEKPENEIQLSDVDRAFLAKVTDCIYKRLNSGQDIDVNLLASTLCMSYSQFYRKISALTGGTPLAYLQRIKIRRACHLLKTSPHLTFRDVADRCGFYDYSNFVRSFKNVLGITPKKFVEEGTEFELKERNGVKNE
- the fabD gene encoding ACP S-malonyltransferase, with the translated sequence MKAYVFPGQGAQFVGMGKDLYENYPLAKELFDKANDILGYSITNIMFDGTDEQLRETKITQPAVFLHSVISALCLGQAFKPDMVAGHSLGEFSALVAAGALSFEDGLRLVYARAMAMQKACEQAPGTMAAIVGLEDAVVEEVCQKVSQSGCVVVAANYNCPGQLVISGSEEAIDQACQQLKAAGAKRALPLKVGGAFHSPLMQPAKDELQAAIEATTFATPRCAIYQNVDGKAHTQAEEIKANLIAQLTSSVRWTSCVQNMIADGADDFTECGPGKALQGMIGRIDKNVVAHGI
- a CDS encoding alpha-amylase family glycosyl hydrolase; translated protein: MIIYQVLPRIFGNRNSTCKEGGTIAENGCGKFNDFDETVLQRIRQLGITHVWYTGIIRHATQTDYTRFGIPRQHSAIVKGRAGSPYAITDYYDVDPDLAVNVDRRMQEWQELIDRTHQAGMKVIIDFVPNHVAREYHSIKRPKGVADLGENDDTRLHFSTANNFYYCWGESFQPSVCLTGEDGRTYHEQPAKATGNDRFYSHPGVNDWYETVKLNYGIDYCDAGGRSTHFYPRPDTWEKMTRILLFWAGMGIDGFRCDMVEMVPPEFWTYVVRILKEQYSELVFIGEVYNPAQYRNYLQAGFDYLYDKVGMYDTLRSILCSESSATSITHRWQSLDDINHQMLYFLENHDEQRIASDFFCGDAFKAIPALLVSALMQSNPLLIYAGQELGERGMDCEGFSGRDGRTTIFDYWMLDTLRRGYFAPDALTAPELQLRSLYRAILHIAQGEKAITQGQFFDLMYANPQSIVFNSHRHFAFLRKHEDEVLLVVANFSAEASSLEINIPAHAFNFLQIPERNVAAVDLLTGETTVFVLTRDGRLPLSVAPHHGRIYKFSTKMKEIDRPLCTHNKNEFPPAHTAEHLLNQVMIRMFGCERSTDAHIERKKSKISYTLERKPTRQEEREVERRMNELIEEDLPVTYELVDRYNLPEGIDLSRLPDDYSSVIRLVRIGHFDLCPCVGKHVRSTGQIGRFVVLGTTWDETARSFRIRFKIV
- a CDS encoding 30S ribosomal protein S16 gives rise to the protein MATKIRLQRGGRKGYAFYGIVIADARAPRDGKFTEKIGTYNPNTNPATVDLNFERALYWVECGAQPTDTVRNILQHEGVYLMKHLRGGVKKGAFDDATAVKKFQEWKADRQKGTDAVRENEAKAKKDLAAKRLEEEKSINAAIAKKNAEKKAAEAAAKAEAEAEKAAEAAAENTEAAAETEAPATEAPAEAPAEA
- a CDS encoding DNA-binding response regulator — translated: MEKIILADNQAITQAGLIYIGREWSDVEWKQTADKTSLIEALQSEPQSVVILDYTLFDLNDVDELLILAQRFPQVQWLLFSDDLSADFLKRLLGSSHRFGVLLKDASLTEIREAIRCLLVHERYIGRRIAELLLSPISPVEFVPLTKTEVEILKDIALGMTTKEIAEKRFSSFHTVNTHRKNIFRKLTVNNVHEATKYALRAGLVDSAEYYI
- a CDS encoding S9 family peptidase is translated as MRKLLWFCWALCLSSLTAMAADRLDLKGVTDGSFSPSYLSGITPIEGTELYARISDDGKRIVRYSFKTGKEVDVMFDVDNTQGEKIASFDGYILSPDGTRMLIRTKTEKIYRRSYKAVYYIYTIASRKLQPLSDGGPQQVPTWSADGRQVAFVRDNNIFLVKLLYDNAESQVTKDGRPNEIINGLPDWVNEEEFAFNSALVFNADGTMLCWVRYDESRVKTYSLQMFRGQKPELEANALYPGSYSYKYPKAGQENAIPSVWSFDIKSRQTRKLNVPLPAEGYIPRIKSTADADKIVVYTMNRHQDELGIYTVNPRSTVAQLLVKEKADRYIKDEVVEGVTIYRNAILVPSDRDGFMRLYLYDLTGRLLRTIGEGNCDITQVYGYDEQTGDVFYQAAAPTPRDRQVFVSRKTGKTELLTTQTGWNKALFSADLKYFINTWSDCRTPYVFTLRDSRGRTLATLLDNARLQKKYEEHALPSPEFFSFTTPDGVKLDGWMVKPAQFDPSKKYPVILFQYSGPGSQQVVNSWAIGSMGQGALFDRYLAQEGFIVACVDGRGTGARGAEFEKSVYLRLGQLESKDQVSAARYFASLPYVDARRIGIWGWSFGGFNTLMSMSTGDGVFRAGVAVAPPTSFRFYDTIYTERYMRTPNENAHGYDDNPISRADRLQGALLLCHGLADDNVHPQNAFEYSESLVQADKDFRQLFYTNRNHSIYGGNTRHHLLQQITRFFQHELQEK